In the genome of Candidatus Edwardsbacteria bacterium, the window CATCTTCTTTGATAAGGCGGGAATAGGGAAGTTCGACCTGATTTATTCCAAAACCTCCGAGGAAAAGACAGACCCTGGGTACCGGCAATATATCAGTGGCTATTAATTTGTCTTTCCAAAAAGAGCCTCCCGAAGAGAGGCTCTTTTTTATTTGACTTCTCTTTGACTTTGGGCTAAAATAAACAATTAACTCATATTATTTGAAATGGCTTATGAAATTTAAATTCGTCATCACCGGCAGCAATCTGAGCCTGGAATTGGTGGAGAAAATTGCCCATAATCCATCAATTATCACCATTGCTTCCCAAGCCTTAAGTCGCATCAAGTCCGGACGGGCGGTGGTGGAGAAGATCGTAAAACAGAACCGGACGGTATACGGCATCACCACCGGGTTCGGCAGGTTCGCCGAGGTCAGGATATCCCTGAATGAGATCGACCAACTGCAGGAGAATTTGATAAAAAGCCACGCCACCGGCGTGGGCCAGGTGTTCCAGCCGCACCAGGTGCGGGCCATCATGCTGCTGCAGACTAACCAGCTGGCCAAGGGGGCTTCCGGCGTTCGGCCGATCGTGGTCCAGCAACTATTGGGGCTTATAAACAACGATATAATTCCTCTGGTTCCCCGGCAGGGCTCGGTGGGGGCCTCCGGCGACCTTTCGCCCCTGGCCCATATCGGCTTGGTGATGATCGGCCGGGGGCAGGCTTTTTATAAGGGTAAGATCGTCAGCGGGGCCGCAGCTCTGAAAAAAGCCGGGATGAAACCATTGATCCTTAAAGCCAAGGAAGGGCTGGCCATCACCAATGGCACCGAGGTGATGACGGCCATCGGAATATTGAATCTGCTGGAGGCCGAGCGTTTGTGCAAGATGTCCGACATAGCCGGGGCCATGTCCTTAGAAGCTTTAAGGGGAACCAATGTGGCCTTTGACGCGGAGATCCAAAAATTGAGGCCGCACCGGGGACAGGGAGGCTCGGCGGACAATCTTCGGCGGCTGATGACGGGCAGCCAGATCCGCCGGTCCCACAAGGAGTGCCTGAAGGTGCAGGACGCCTATTCTCTCCGCTGCATGCCGCAGGTCCACGGAGCCACCAAGGGAGCCTTGCAGCATATCCGGCAGGTTTTGGAAACGGAGCTTAATTCCGTAACCGATAATCCGCTGGTGATCGTGAACAAAGGCCAGGTGCTTTCGGGCGGGAATTTCCACGGCCAGCCGGTGGCCTTGGCCATGGACTATCTGGGCATCGCGACGGCCGAACTGGCCGATATCTCCGAGCGCCGCATCTCCCGGCTGCTGGATGTCTCCCTCTCGGGGCTACCAGGTTTCCTAACCCAGCACGGAGGCCTCAATTCGGGCTTGATGATAGTGCAGAATACAGCGGCATCCCTGGTCTCCGAGAACAAGGTGCTGGCCCATCCCTCTTCGGTGGATTCCATCCCCACCTCGGCCAATCAGGAGGACCATGTCTCCATGGGCACCATCGGGGCTCGCAAGGCCGGACAGATTTGCGACAATGTTCGTTATGTGCTGGCCTGCGAACTATTATGCGCCTCTCAGGGATTGGAGTTTCATAAACCGTTAAAACCAGGCAAAGGGGTGAATGCGGCCT includes:
- the hutH gene encoding histidine ammonia-lyase, with amino-acid sequence MKFKFVITGSNLSLELVEKIAHNPSIITIASQALSRIKSGRAVVEKIVKQNRTVYGITTGFGRFAEVRISLNEIDQLQENLIKSHATGVGQVFQPHQVRAIMLLQTNQLAKGASGVRPIVVQQLLGLINNDIIPLVPRQGSVGASGDLSPLAHIGLVMIGRGQAFYKGKIVSGAAALKKAGMKPLILKAKEGLAITNGTEVMTAIGILNLLEAERLCKMSDIAGAMSLEALRGTNVAFDAEIQKLRPHRGQGGSADNLRRLMTGSQIRRSHKECLKVQDAYSLRCMPQVHGATKGALQHIRQVLETELNSVTDNPLVIVNKGQVLSGGNFHGQPVALAMDYLGIATAELADISERRISRLLDVSLSGLPGFLTQHGGLNSGLMIVQNTAASLVSENKVLAHPSSVDSIPTSANQEDHVSMGTIGARKAGQICDNVRYVLACELLCASQGLEFHKPLKPGKGVNAAYQAIRARVKSFKYDREFYRDIEEINDLIGANTILHAVESNIGKLK